A DNA window from Candidatus Protochlamydia naegleriophila contains the following coding sequences:
- a CDS encoding fasciclin domain-containing protein produces MQTFSKAALIAFLAVSSLSINQTDAFCARCQKIESDREKEQAAHPKAAGYYDDEISLATEESTGLPSTTLTPIEPAAGSVDRSALGAPAIKAPAAQNAHGMKKPETANGYNFTSPKQSTPSSSAQNNLNEKGATSRAAEGLPSLPKESTFNVSQQPAKLRNAQTYSTIETILLSKDLLTTLGGSFTLFIPSDEAFRHLPQGTLHELFRPENKEQLSALVGGYIVPTKIVHKDIKNVQVSTLSGKNLDIRVQNETLTVNGVRAIHFESVGDNGIIYILETVLPSPSAVSTSAQ; encoded by the coding sequence ATGCAGACATTTTCCAAAGCAGCATTAATCGCTTTTTTAGCCGTTTCCAGCTTATCGATTAACCAAACAGATGCTTTTTGCGCCCGTTGTCAAAAAATTGAGTCCGACCGAGAAAAGGAACAAGCCGCGCATCCCAAGGCTGCTGGCTATTATGATGATGAGATTAGTCTGGCAACCGAAGAGTCTACAGGGCTGCCTTCTACGACGCTGACACCGATAGAACCAGCTGCTGGATCTGTCGATCGCTCGGCCTTAGGTGCGCCCGCGATTAAAGCCCCTGCTGCTCAAAATGCGCATGGCATGAAAAAACCTGAGACAGCAAACGGCTACAATTTTACATCGCCAAAGCAGAGCACCCCTTCCTCTTCGGCACAAAATAATCTAAATGAAAAGGGAGCAACCAGTCGAGCGGCTGAGGGTTTGCCTTCTTTACCAAAAGAAAGCACATTTAATGTATCGCAACAGCCAGCCAAACTGCGCAATGCACAAACATACTCGACGATTGAAACCATTTTACTATCTAAAGATTTGCTAACAACGCTCGGAGGATCTTTCACTCTTTTTATCCCTTCAGATGAAGCCTTCCGGCACCTTCCGCAAGGAACGCTTCATGAACTTTTCCGTCCAGAAAATAAGGAACAACTTTCAGCACTAGTTGGAGGCTATATTGTGCCCACTAAAATTGTGCATAAAGACATTAAAAATGTACAAGTCAGCACATTGAGCGGTAAAAATTTAGATATTCGCGTACAAAATGAGACTTTAACCGTCAACGGAGTACGGGCGATTCATTTTGAATCGGTAGGCGATAATGGAATCATTTACATCCTAGAGACCGTCTTACCCTCGCCCTCTGCAGTTTCTACATCCGCTCAATAA
- a CDS encoding GNAT family N-acetyltransferase yields MEYSLTEENELEMLNSDEYEIAKPFFDGFNTYASILHSILEKRSVGTIFTDDKSNPSFVLVCSSSVIANLNAPVYLGGKLDQDSLKKVIAYLKSLPKVSLVAFSDWEFRLSFEEAGFKPIDRLQLRRPFGFFNVDTLKKSLSHQYLVDKVNSENFSQCNWYSYLLSLYGDSDRFFNNGMGFCLIDQGKVAAESYGFIAKDTAEIGVITDKNYRNQNLGTIVSAFMLDYCYKNDIEPYWNCDISNPASAIVAKKLGFEENCRYLFLRWNVS; encoded by the coding sequence ATGGAATATTCGTTAACTGAAGAAAATGAATTAGAAATGCTTAATTCAGATGAGTATGAGATTGCTAAGCCGTTTTTTGATGGTTTTAATACCTATGCATCCATTTTACATTCTATTCTGGAAAAAAGGAGTGTAGGGACAATTTTTACGGACGATAAAAGTAATCCATCCTTTGTTTTAGTCTGTAGTTCTTCGGTAATCGCTAATCTCAATGCCCCTGTCTATCTAGGTGGTAAATTGGATCAGGATTCTTTAAAGAAAGTAATCGCTTATTTGAAATCCCTCCCCAAAGTGTCTTTAGTAGCCTTTTCCGATTGGGAGTTTAGACTCTCCTTTGAAGAAGCTGGGTTTAAGCCTATTGACAGGCTTCAATTGCGGAGGCCTTTTGGTTTTTTCAACGTGGATACTCTTAAGAAATCTCTTTCTCATCAATATTTAGTAGATAAGGTTAACAGCGAAAATTTTTCTCAATGTAATTGGTATTCATACCTTTTAAGTCTATATGGAGATAGTGATCGTTTTTTTAATAACGGAATGGGATTTTGCTTAATTGACCAAGGTAAAGTCGCGGCTGAATCTTATGGATTTATTGCTAAGGATACAGCGGAAATTGGCGTTATTACAGATAAAAATTATCGCAATCAGAACTTAGGGACTATTGTCAGTGCCTTTATGTTGGATTACTGCTATAAAAATGATATAGAACCTTATTGGAATTGTGATATTAGTAATCCTGCCTCAGCCATAGTCGCTAAAAAGCTTGGTTTTGAAGAAAATTGTAGATATTTGTTCCTCAGATGGAATGTCTCTTAA
- the treY gene encoding malto-oligosyltrehalose synthase — protein sequence MEMLHIPRATYRLQFNRYFTFKQALELVQYFRELGISDLYASPIFKSNPGSLHGYDVLDSNQIDPEIGTEEELQQLAGELRRNGMGLVIDIVPNHMCIADGNKWWSDVLENGPSSLYAQHFNIVWNPPKAELKNKVLLPVLDQQYGKVVDRQGFKIVCDGAAFLVEYGTRRFPLNPSTWPAILIPAIEKLKDELGASDSYLLELESIVTALDHLPNATETDPDKCIERHREKEIIKNRLKRLMEKGEKAPLIVEAVQESMRILSGNTEDLGSFNRLEELLRNQSYRLSFWSVTNDEINYKRFFDINELVSMQSENEAVFEDIHAFTLKIVAQGLVTGLRIDHVDGLFDPEQYFIRLQRRCAEVRHVTDKLADPFYMVVEKILVGEERLRSNWLVSGTTGYDFLNLVNGLFVLPEHREDILAIYEQFIRRNEEMDEVIYTCKKLILIVSMSSELHILARHLEEISEQHRWSRDYTLESLRTALREIIACFPVYRSYIRLNDVCVKEADLRCIVAAIDYAKRANPAGDLSIFDFIQSVLLLQDPPGLTEEQIAFRRLFVMRFQQLTGPVTAKGVEDTAFYRHYPLASLNEVGMDPSQFGTHRTDFHAKNQERKQNWPHTLLTTFTHDTKRSEDVRARMNVLSENPEAWQQALQCWSQLNKPFKVSLDNRKIPDHNEEYLLYQTLIGSWPLHEMDINSRPQYIDRINKYMLKALKEAKVHTSWTNPYEAYEKGIQEFIGKILNPGQDNPFLEDFTQFIKPIIKAGLFNSLAQIVLKMTCPGIPDFYQGSELWEFTLVDPDNRHPVDYSNRRQLLEMIKQKKELDHGAFVSHLIKTPEDGLIKLYVTSQLLNFRMRASKLFQEGDYHPIESAGKKARQAVAFSRSWGQEHLLIGVGRFFTRLTNPATTLPVGDVWEDTHLLVAPRLAGSYRDILSGQVVQIEADRPLFLFQAFAALPFFVLEKIL from the coding sequence ATGGAAATGCTTCATATTCCAAGGGCAACGTATCGTTTACAATTCAATCGATACTTCACGTTCAAGCAAGCTCTTGAATTAGTTCAATACTTTCGTGAATTGGGAATTTCCGATCTTTACGCCTCTCCCATTTTCAAGTCTAATCCAGGAAGCCTGCATGGATACGATGTTTTAGATTCAAATCAAATCGATCCGGAAATTGGCACGGAAGAAGAGCTGCAACAACTGGCGGGAGAGTTGCGCCGTAATGGAATGGGGTTAGTGATCGATATCGTTCCCAATCACATGTGCATCGCAGATGGAAATAAATGGTGGAGCGATGTTCTTGAGAATGGGCCAAGCTCTCTTTATGCTCAACACTTTAACATCGTTTGGAATCCTCCAAAAGCAGAGCTGAAAAATAAAGTTTTGCTGCCAGTTCTCGATCAGCAATATGGAAAAGTCGTTGATAGGCAAGGTTTTAAAATTGTCTGCGATGGCGCAGCATTCTTAGTTGAATATGGCACCCGGCGATTTCCTCTCAATCCCAGCACATGGCCAGCAATTTTAATTCCTGCTATCGAAAAGTTAAAAGATGAGCTGGGAGCGTCGGATTCTTATCTACTCGAATTAGAAAGCATTGTAACAGCATTGGATCATTTACCGAACGCGACAGAGACCGATCCTGATAAATGCATAGAGCGTCACCGTGAAAAAGAAATTATAAAAAACAGGTTAAAGCGGCTGATGGAAAAAGGGGAAAAAGCCCCTTTGATTGTAGAGGCCGTTCAAGAGTCGATGCGAATCTTAAGCGGTAATACAGAAGATCTTGGCAGTTTTAATCGCTTGGAAGAGCTTTTAAGGAATCAATCCTATCGGCTAAGTTTTTGGAGCGTGACGAATGATGAGATTAACTACAAGCGTTTTTTCGATATCAACGAGCTTGTGAGCATGCAATCTGAGAATGAAGCTGTATTCGAAGACATTCATGCATTCACTTTAAAAATCGTTGCACAGGGCTTGGTTACAGGCTTGCGTATTGATCACGTAGATGGATTGTTTGATCCTGAGCAGTATTTTATTCGTCTGCAGCGCCGTTGTGCAGAGGTAAGACACGTTACGGATAAATTAGCGGATCCCTTCTATATGGTTGTCGAGAAAATTCTAGTAGGGGAAGAGAGGCTCCGTTCAAACTGGTTGGTGAGTGGGACTACGGGTTACGACTTTTTGAATTTAGTCAATGGGTTATTTGTTTTGCCCGAGCATAGAGAGGACATTCTTGCGATCTATGAGCAATTTATTAGGCGTAACGAAGAGATGGATGAGGTCATTTATACCTGTAAAAAATTGATTCTCATTGTTTCGATGTCAAGCGAGCTTCACATCTTAGCTCGCCATTTGGAGGAGATTTCCGAACAGCATCGGTGGTCGCGTGATTATACTCTTGAAAGTTTAAGAACAGCGCTGAGGGAAATCATTGCTTGTTTTCCTGTTTATCGCAGCTATATTCGCTTGAATGACGTTTGTGTGAAAGAGGCTGATCTTCGCTGTATTGTGGCCGCTATTGACTATGCTAAGCGTGCCAATCCTGCGGGTGATTTGTCAATTTTCGACTTTATTCAAAGCGTGTTGTTATTGCAGGATCCACCAGGTCTAACAGAAGAGCAGATCGCTTTTCGGCGCCTGTTTGTCATGCGCTTTCAGCAACTAACAGGGCCCGTGACAGCTAAAGGAGTGGAAGATACAGCCTTTTATCGGCACTATCCTCTTGCCTCGCTCAATGAGGTTGGAATGGATCCTTCTCAGTTTGGAACGCATCGAACAGATTTTCATGCAAAGAATCAGGAAAGAAAACAAAACTGGCCGCACACGCTATTGACAACATTTACACACGATACAAAGAGAAGCGAAGATGTCAGAGCTAGAATGAATGTTTTATCTGAGAATCCCGAAGCTTGGCAGCAGGCTCTTCAATGCTGGAGCCAGCTCAACAAGCCTTTTAAAGTATCGTTGGATAATCGAAAAATACCTGACCACAATGAAGAATATCTGCTTTATCAGACACTAATCGGCTCATGGCCACTTCATGAGATGGATATAAATAGCCGGCCTCAGTATATCGACCGCATTAACAAGTATATGTTGAAAGCTCTGAAGGAAGCTAAAGTTCATACGAGTTGGACCAATCCCTATGAAGCATATGAGAAGGGGATCCAAGAGTTTATTGGTAAAATTTTAAATCCTGGCCAGGATAATCCTTTCTTAGAGGATTTCACTCAATTTATTAAACCCATCATTAAGGCCGGATTATTTAACTCATTAGCGCAGATTGTACTCAAGATGACTTGTCCAGGCATTCCTGACTTTTACCAGGGAAGCGAGCTATGGGAATTTACACTCGTCGATCCTGATAACCGTCATCCAGTTGATTATTCAAATCGGCGCCAGCTACTCGAGATGATCAAACAAAAAAAAGAGCTCGATCATGGTGCATTTGTGAGCCATCTTATCAAAACGCCCGAAGATGGCCTAATTAAATTATATGTCACCTCACAACTCTTAAACTTTAGGATGAGGGCTTCCAAGCTTTTTCAAGAAGGGGATTATCATCCCATTGAATCAGCTGGAAAAAAAGCACGTCAGGCTGTAGCTTTTAGCCGCTCGTGGGGGCAAGAACATCTTTTAATTGGCGTTGGCCGCTTTTTCACGCGGCTGACAAATCCTGCAACGACGCTGCCCGTCGGTGACGTTTGGGAAGATACTCACCTGCTTGTTGCACCCCGCCTAGCTGGCAGTTATCGGGACATTCTAAGCGGTCAAGTAGTGCAAATAGAGGCCGATCGCCCGCTCTTTTTATTCCAAGCTTTTGCCGCGCTACCCTTTTTCGTTCTGGAAAAGATCCTTTAG
- a CDS encoding fasciclin domain-containing protein yields MDKMTKLFALAAFSLTAYQQMVLADYRPEWQSNDATSAPANSRQGPAYSQSTNRDSNQESGRRKEPSLREDRRLLRDERHVIRDENRLERDERKLLRDDFRLKKDENRLKEENRGNTAPKFTSPEATPKSYPLSDWPPKASKNDSKAEQYSRSSDADNDDNDSDDDTSDQDNREDVSYHNHMGTPRSYQYENERNGDRDSKTPQPDNRSSYNSGHSHSHSHAHQLISEATTPAAAHPSKKVHFNRPHETTIVDIAANDPSLSTFVQALQASDLSQVLAGKGPFTVFAPDNQAFKKISPIQLSDLLKPENKQKLTTFLKNHVIAGKILAADIKEGHVTTANGKELTIKKTGTKVTVNGANVTKTDLTSSNGVVHIIDAVLVP; encoded by the coding sequence ATGGATAAGATGACAAAATTATTCGCTCTTGCGGCTTTTTCTCTAACCGCTTATCAGCAAATGGTTTTGGCCGATTATCGGCCTGAGTGGCAATCTAATGATGCGACTTCGGCACCAGCCAATTCACGCCAAGGGCCTGCTTATAGTCAGTCAACGAATCGGGATAGTAATCAAGAAAGTGGGCGTCGAAAAGAGCCTAGCCTACGAGAAGACCGCCGCCTCCTGCGCGATGAGCGTCATGTTATTCGCGATGAAAACAGACTGGAAAGAGATGAACGCAAACTGTTGCGCGATGATTTTCGTTTAAAAAAGGATGAAAATAGGCTAAAAGAGGAAAACCGCGGCAATACTGCCCCTAAATTTACCTCTCCTGAAGCAACTCCAAAGAGCTATCCACTAAGCGACTGGCCTCCTAAGGCATCTAAAAATGATTCTAAAGCGGAGCAATATTCTCGCTCGAGCGATGCCGATAATGACGATAATGATTCTGATGACGATACTAGCGATCAAGACAATCGCGAAGATGTGTCTTACCACAATCACATGGGAACCCCAAGAAGTTACCAGTATGAAAATGAGAGAAACGGGGATAGGGACTCTAAGACCCCCCAACCAGATAATCGCTCATCTTATAATAGCGGCCACTCCCACTCCCACTCTCACGCGCATCAGCTGATTAGCGAGGCAACAACACCTGCTGCTGCACATCCTTCAAAAAAGGTGCACTTTAACCGCCCTCACGAAACGACAATCGTAGATATCGCAGCGAACGACCCTTCGCTTTCAACCTTTGTCCAAGCTCTTCAGGCCTCAGACTTGTCACAAGTTCTAGCAGGTAAAGGACCATTTACTGTCTTTGCGCCCGACAACCAGGCTTTCAAGAAAATATCACCTATTCAGTTAAGTGATTTATTAAAGCCTGAAAACAAGCAGAAGCTGACGACATTCTTAAAGAACCACGTCATTGCCGGAAAAATTTTAGCGGCAGACATTAAAGAAGGGCATGTAACGACGGCTAATGGTAAAGAGCTAACGATTAAAAAGACTGGGACTAAAGTGACTGTGAATGGAGCCAATGTCACCAAAACGGACTTAACAAGCTCAAATGGAGTTGTACACATTATTGATGCGGTTTTAGTACCTTAA
- a CDS encoding C45 family autoproteolytic acyltransferase/hydolase → MFRFILASFGLLVTMIGLQAKELAREGKGLLESKESQLILHLKGTPYQMGYQHGRLLKSAIAYNVERYIDQKILLGRDMPIIKQFMETLPSIMPHIPQSMIDELCGMADGAQLPFEKLLLLNLFPEMFHCSGLTVSGQATEKGELYHVRVLDYGAGQDLQDTAVLMVMEPLGKISFLNVSYAGFIGSITGMNAQHIAIGEIGGRGYGQWNGMPMAFLLRLLLEDATTLNDVKEILTAAPRTCEYYYVFSDGKTGKSFGVYATPQDLQFIEPGTAYSLFDFSSNERSNDGKIVLTDLHVESSSFQTVLYQDDKKEQIKGLIHRQLADCVVLTGFSHPQRYPVLMERLEKVYGYIKPKDLEEAIKAPVARPTNLHNAIFAPRRLEVWIAHAGPAGELACDQIYYHYSLLELLRSN, encoded by the coding sequence ATGTTTAGGTTTATTTTAGCTTCATTTGGCTTACTGGTTACTATGATTGGTCTACAAGCAAAAGAGCTAGCAAGGGAAGGAAAAGGACTTTTAGAAAGCAAAGAGTCTCAGCTTATCTTGCATCTCAAAGGAACTCCTTACCAAATGGGTTATCAGCATGGGCGTTTGCTTAAATCAGCGATAGCCTACAATGTTGAGCGGTATATTGACCAAAAGATTTTACTCGGCCGAGACATGCCGATCATCAAGCAATTTATGGAGACCTTGCCCTCTATCATGCCCCATATTCCACAGTCGATGATCGATGAGCTGTGTGGAATGGCAGATGGGGCGCAGCTTCCCTTTGAGAAGCTTCTTTTATTGAATCTTTTTCCTGAAATGTTTCATTGCTCAGGTCTGACAGTTTCTGGGCAAGCTACAGAAAAAGGCGAGCTCTATCATGTGCGCGTCTTAGATTATGGAGCCGGGCAAGATTTGCAGGACACCGCAGTATTGATGGTCATGGAACCGCTTGGAAAAATCTCTTTCCTCAATGTTTCTTATGCGGGATTTATTGGTTCCATTACGGGAATGAACGCCCAGCACATTGCCATCGGTGAAATTGGAGGAAGGGGTTACGGGCAATGGAATGGCATGCCAATGGCTTTTCTTTTGCGCCTTCTACTTGAAGATGCAACGACTTTGAATGACGTTAAAGAGATATTAACTGCAGCCCCTCGCACGTGTGAATATTATTATGTCTTTTCAGATGGCAAAACAGGGAAATCTTTTGGCGTGTATGCCACACCTCAAGATCTTCAATTCATCGAACCCGGTACGGCTTACTCATTATTTGATTTTTCTTCAAATGAGCGTTCAAACGATGGCAAAATAGTTTTAACTGATTTGCATGTGGAGTCTTCATCCTTTCAAACGGTTTTATATCAAGATGATAAGAAAGAACAGATTAAAGGATTGATTCATCGCCAATTAGCAGACTGCGTCGTTTTGACTGGCTTTTCTCATCCTCAACGCTATCCGGTTTTGATGGAGCGCCTCGAAAAGGTGTATGGATATATTAAGCCTAAAGACTTGGAAGAGGCGATTAAAGCACCTGTCGCTCGCCCGACCAATTTGCACAATGCCATTTTTGCCCCCCGGAGGCTTGAGGTATGGATTGCGCATGCAGGGCCTGCTGGCGAATTGGCCTGTGATCAGATTTATTACCACTATTCATTGTTAGAATTGCTGCGCTCGAATTGA
- a CDS encoding GSU2403 family nucleotidyltransferase fold protein translates to MTSNQEDKIISEFLESIGPWRDFVIIGGGFALFIYKLYLSDPKLKNPPVGTRDIDSLIPRKIPEISKKNIQSYLREAGFNHVFKDLDDPATEAYVKDIAGAEVEIEFLTDDSARNNKDKNVVIAGVVAQPLSYLTLSLQTTLKFQTYSNVTGNVVTPAAWILHKGLTFTKRKSSLKILKDLYGIWYVASQLGEFSDHALDEFKGLAKQHPKWFKTFQKNLKNWFENASPSDWMKLEAQDPSGKLRKLNFEQISHSFI, encoded by the coding sequence ATGACATCTAATCAAGAAGACAAAATCATTTCGGAATTTTTAGAATCTATTGGCCCATGGCGAGATTTTGTCATCATTGGAGGTGGTTTTGCTCTTTTTATCTACAAACTTTACTTAAGCGATCCAAAATTGAAAAATCCTCCGGTTGGTACACGAGATATCGATTCTCTCATTCCAAGAAAAATTCCAGAAATATCGAAAAAGAATATTCAAAGTTACCTTCGAGAAGCTGGCTTCAATCATGTTTTTAAAGATCTAGACGATCCAGCAACTGAAGCCTATGTGAAGGACATTGCAGGGGCAGAGGTTGAAATCGAATTCTTGACCGATGACTCTGCCAGAAACAACAAAGATAAAAATGTAGTTATAGCAGGCGTGGTAGCTCAACCACTCAGCTACTTAACTTTAAGTTTGCAGACAACATTAAAGTTTCAGACCTACTCAAACGTTACTGGAAATGTGGTGACACCCGCTGCTTGGATACTCCATAAAGGCCTAACTTTTACGAAACGCAAAAGTTCGCTAAAGATACTTAAGGATCTTTATGGTATTTGGTATGTTGCTTCTCAGTTGGGTGAATTTTCTGACCATGCCTTAGATGAATTCAAGGGACTAGCAAAACAACATCCAAAATGGTTTAAAACTTTTCAGAAAAATTTAAAGAACTGGTTTGAAAATGCATCTCCGAGTGATTGGATGAAGTTAGAAGCTCAAGATCCTTCTGGGAAATTACGCAAGCTTAATTTTGAGCAAATCTCTCACTCTTTTATTTAA
- a CDS encoding type IV toxin-antitoxin system AbiEi family antitoxin produces MEGRFLIGSNEKLVEGNIYSDKSAVVLDWLLREDIKSRELSVRNVSKEAGVSLGSVQRVFETLVLKGILQVEGIRTAKKFFLKESKRLLEGWLEHYSIVKKCKMRTYRSGFQDKAELLETIKKSNLSNKVVLALHSAAEVYGYKNTNLNTLELYLLDPLLRPQLEKKLLLEPQERGYEVLLIEPYYKSLLKNNCDANLDINASPSILTFLDLYHFPLRGQEQAEFMAERLPELKRIFKGGKSS; encoded by the coding sequence ATGGAAGGTCGATTTTTGATAGGCTCAAATGAAAAACTTGTGGAAGGGAATATCTATTCGGACAAATCTGCCGTGGTTCTTGATTGGTTATTGAGAGAAGACATAAAGAGTCGAGAGTTATCTGTGCGAAATGTGTCTAAAGAAGCGGGAGTAAGTCTTGGATCGGTGCAACGCGTTTTTGAGACTTTAGTTTTAAAAGGAATTTTGCAAGTCGAGGGAATAAGAACGGCCAAAAAATTCTTCTTGAAAGAATCCAAACGCCTTCTTGAAGGCTGGTTAGAACATTACAGCATTGTCAAAAAATGCAAAATGAGAACTTATCGTTCAGGGTTCCAGGATAAAGCAGAGCTTTTAGAGACAATCAAAAAGTCCAATCTAAGCAATAAAGTAGTATTGGCTCTTCATTCTGCTGCTGAAGTGTATGGATATAAAAACACCAACTTAAACACCCTTGAACTATACCTGCTTGATCCTTTGCTTAGACCACAACTTGAGAAAAAACTACTATTAGAACCTCAAGAAAGAGGCTATGAAGTTTTGCTTATAGAGCCCTACTACAAAAGCTTGCTTAAAAATAATTGCGACGCAAATCTAGATATCAATGCCTCTCCTTCCATTTTGACTTTTTTGGATTTATATCACTTTCCTTTACGTGGACAAGAACAAGCAGAATTTATGGCAGAACGCCTTCCCGAGCTTAAGCGTATTTTTAAAGGCGGTAAATCGTCATGA